Proteins encoded together in one Marinobacter sp. Arc7-DN-1 window:
- the cysN gene encoding sulfate adenylyltransferase subunit CysN, with product MSHASELIESDILAYLDQHENKDLLRFLTCGSVDDGKSTLIGRLLFDSKLIFEDHLAALHKDSERQGNAGESLDLALLVDGLASEREQGITIDVAYRYFSTDKRKFIIADCPGHEQYTRNMATGASTCDLAVVMIDARKGVLTQSRRHSFIVSLLGLKHVVVAINKMDLVDFSEEVFNDIREDYETLAAQLGLKDVYYVPISALDGDNVVNRSEQTPWYHGETLMNILEQVEVRDDQNVTDLRFPVQYVNRPNLDFRGYCGTLASGVVHKGDEVAVLPSGKSSRVKGIHNYEGEIESAWPGDAITLTLEDEVDISRGDLLVHANSQPAMGNRFAAHLVWMNETALQPGREYGIKIGTRVTNCYVNEVLEEIDVNTLERYPDAQGGLELNAIGLCDVELSEPVVVEDYQRHPGTGSFILIDKLTNVTVAAGMVERALDGAGAVTEREYTEAERNLNRFIRENYPEWGCKPV from the coding sequence ATGTCTCACGCATCTGAATTGATTGAATCCGATATCCTCGCGTACCTGGACCAGCATGAGAACAAGGACCTGCTGCGATTTTTGACCTGCGGCAGTGTTGATGATGGCAAGTCCACGCTGATTGGCCGCTTGCTGTTCGATTCCAAGCTGATTTTTGAGGATCACCTGGCGGCCCTGCACAAAGACAGTGAGCGACAGGGCAATGCCGGTGAGTCGCTGGATCTGGCTTTGTTGGTGGACGGCCTGGCATCCGAACGGGAGCAGGGCATTACCATTGATGTGGCTTACCGGTATTTCTCCACGGATAAGCGCAAGTTCATCATTGCCGACTGCCCGGGCCATGAGCAATACACCCGGAACATGGCTACCGGTGCCTCCACCTGTGATCTGGCGGTGGTGATGATTGATGCCCGCAAAGGGGTACTGACCCAGTCACGCCGCCATAGCTTTATCGTCAGCTTGCTGGGGCTGAAGCATGTGGTGGTGGCCATCAATAAGATGGACCTGGTGGACTTCTCCGAAGAGGTCTTCAACGACATCCGTGAAGACTATGAAACGCTTGCTGCTCAGCTTGGGCTGAAAGACGTTTATTACGTGCCGATCTCTGCACTGGATGGCGATAACGTGGTTAACCGCAGTGAGCAGACGCCCTGGTATCACGGCGAAACTCTGATGAATATCCTGGAGCAGGTCGAGGTTCGGGATGATCAGAATGTGACCGATCTGCGTTTCCCGGTGCAGTACGTCAATCGCCCGAACCTGGATTTCCGGGGCTACTGCGGCACGCTTGCCAGCGGTGTGGTTCATAAGGGCGATGAGGTGGCGGTGCTGCCCTCCGGCAAGAGCTCCCGTGTGAAGGGTATCCACAACTACGAAGGAGAAATAGAGAGCGCCTGGCCCGGCGATGCCATCACTCTGACCCTGGAAGACGAAGTGGATATTTCCCGGGGGGATTTGCTGGTGCACGCTAACAGCCAGCCGGCCATGGGCAACCGTTTTGCGGCCCACCTTGTCTGGATGAATGAAACGGCGCTTCAGCCCGGCCGTGAGTACGGCATCAAGATCGGGACCCGGGTGACGAATTGTTACGTCAACGAGGTTCTTGAAGAGATTGATGTAAATACCCTGGAGCGCTACCCGGATGCACAGGGTGGCCTTGAGCTGAATGCTATTGGGCTTTGCGATGTGGAGCTTTCCGAGCCGGTGGTGGTTGAGGATTATCAGCGCCATCCGGGCACAGGCAGCTTTATCCTGATTGATAAGCTGACCAATGTGACTGTGGCAGCTGGTATGGTGGAGCGGGCTCTGGATGGGGCCGGTGCTGTGACTGAACGGGAATACACCGAAGCGGAGCGCAACCTGAATCGGTTTATTCGGGAGAATTATCCGGAGTGGGGCTGTAAGCCGGTTTAA
- the cysD gene encoding sulfate adenylyltransferase subunit CysD: MTLTPPKKTHLKQLEAESIHIIREVAAEFDNPVMLYSIGKDSAVMLHLAMKAFAPGKPPFPLMHVDTTWKFREMITFRDELTERLGLKLIVHTNQEGVAQGVGPFTHGSAKHTDVMKTQALKQALDQYGFDAAFGGARRDEEKSRAKERVYSFRDKFHRWDPKNQRPELWNLYNGKVNKGESIRVFPLSNWTELDIWQYIYLENIDIVPLYYAAERPVVKRDGTLIMVDDDRMPLEPGETPEMKMVRFRTLGCYPLTGAVESEAATLPEIIQEMLLTKTSERQGRVIDHDSAASMEQKKREGYF; the protein is encoded by the coding sequence ATGACATTAACCCCTCCAAAGAAAACCCACCTCAAGCAACTTGAGGCCGAGTCCATCCACATCATCCGCGAAGTTGCGGCCGAGTTCGATAACCCGGTGATGCTGTATTCCATCGGCAAGGATTCTGCCGTCATGCTGCACCTGGCCATGAAAGCCTTTGCGCCGGGTAAGCCTCCGTTTCCGTTGATGCACGTGGACACCACCTGGAAGTTCCGGGAGATGATTACGTTCCGCGATGAACTGACCGAGCGGCTGGGTCTGAAGCTGATTGTGCACACCAATCAGGAGGGTGTGGCGCAAGGTGTCGGGCCGTTTACCCATGGCAGTGCCAAGCATACCGATGTGATGAAAACCCAGGCATTGAAGCAGGCTCTGGATCAATACGGCTTTGACGCCGCCTTTGGTGGGGCGCGTCGGGATGAAGAGAAGTCCCGGGCCAAGGAGCGGGTGTATTCCTTCCGGGACAAGTTCCACCGCTGGGATCCCAAGAACCAGCGCCCGGAGCTGTGGAATCTGTATAACGGTAAGGTCAACAAGGGCGAGAGCATTCGCGTGTTCCCCCTCTCCAACTGGACTGAGTTGGATATCTGGCAGTACATCTACCTGGAAAACATCGACATTGTGCCGCTGTATTACGCTGCGGAGCGTCCGGTCGTGAAGCGGGATGGCACCCTGATCATGGTGGATGATGATCGTATGCCGCTGGAGCCCGGCGAGACGCCAGAAATGAAGATGGTGCGGTTTCGTACCCTGGGGTGTTATCCGCTGACCGGGGCGGTTGAGTCTGAGGCGGCGACATTGCCGGAGATTATCCAGGAGATGCTGTTGACCAAAACCTCGGAGCGACAGGGCCGGGTGATTGATCACGACTCGGCCGCCTCTATGGAACAGAAGAAACGGGAAGGGTACTTCTGA
- a CDS encoding DHH family phosphoesterase: MQIYDVFNGDADGICALIQLRLAEPADTTLITGVKRDIGLAQRVSTDEPAKVNILDISLDKNREAVDKLLAVGCSVFYVDHHFAGDELPDAPNFTGLIDTQPTTCTSLLIDQYLGARFHNWAIAAAFGDNLNAVGEELAARAGLSSDQTEALRTLGVCINYNGYGATVEDLHFHPADLYREFVKFENPLDLIDSAPTAWQQLRDGYEADMAQGFAVPVLAESATSLVVKLPDEAWARRVSGVLGNELANRNPDKACAIVTGKANNTYLVSIRAPLNNRCGADEVARQFPTGGGRKAAAGINALPAGQLDEFLNTIARFWS; the protein is encoded by the coding sequence ATGCAGATTTACGATGTATTCAACGGCGATGCCGATGGCATCTGTGCCCTAATTCAGCTTCGGCTCGCTGAACCGGCTGATACAACACTGATTACTGGCGTAAAGCGGGATATAGGGCTGGCGCAACGAGTGTCGACAGATGAGCCTGCCAAGGTAAATATCCTCGATATCAGCCTCGACAAGAACCGTGAGGCAGTGGATAAGCTGCTGGCAGTTGGCTGCTCTGTTTTTTATGTGGATCACCATTTCGCTGGCGATGAGTTGCCCGATGCGCCCAACTTTACTGGCCTGATCGATACCCAGCCAACTACCTGCACCAGCCTGTTGATAGACCAGTACCTTGGCGCCCGGTTTCATAACTGGGCGATTGCCGCTGCTTTTGGCGATAACCTCAATGCCGTAGGTGAGGAACTGGCAGCCAGGGCTGGTTTATCCTCTGATCAGACTGAGGCGCTTAGAACACTGGGTGTTTGCATCAACTACAACGGTTATGGCGCCACGGTTGAGGACTTGCACTTTCACCCCGCCGATTTATACCGGGAGTTCGTGAAATTTGAAAACCCTCTCGATTTAATCGATTCCGCTCCTACTGCGTGGCAGCAACTGCGAGATGGCTACGAGGCGGATATGGCTCAGGGGTTTGCGGTTCCAGTGCTGGCGGAATCCGCTACCTCGTTGGTGGTGAAGTTGCCGGATGAGGCCTGGGCGCGCCGCGTGAGTGGTGTGCTGGGTAATGAGCTAGCCAACCGTAACCCGGACAAAGCCTGTGCGATCGTTACCGGGAAAGCAAACAATACTTACCTGGTGAGTATTCGTGCGCCCCTGAACAACCGCTGTGGGGCCGATGAGGTGGCGCGCCAGTTTCCGACCGGTGGTGGGCGAAAGGCAGCCGCTGGGATTAATGCGCTGCCGGCAGGCCAGCTGGATGAATTCTTGAATACCATTGCAAGGTTCTGGAGCTAA
- a CDS encoding DegT/DnrJ/EryC1/StrS family aminotransferase: MLNGPFSPWPSFTEDETNAVRDVLLSNKVNYWTGQECREFEREFATFSGSEYAIALANGTLALDLALKGLGIGSGDEVVVTPRTFLASASSIVTAGATPVFAEVDRDSQNITPETVRKVITPRTKAIVCVHLAGWPCDMDGFMALAEEHGLYVIEDCAQAHGARYKGRSVGSIGDVGCWSFCQDKIMTTGGEGGMVTTNNQDLWKRMWAYKDHGKSWDAVYEREHPPGFRWLHESFGTNWRMTEMQGVIGRIQLKRMPEWTSARRSNANAMWQAARKLPGLRVPEVPADVEHAAYKCYVFVEQETLSEGWGRDRIQQEIVDAGVPCFSGSCSEVYLEKAFDGTDWRPEHRLPVARELGETSLMFLVHPTLTEAEINKTCAVLTEVMKKAAG, from the coding sequence ATGTTAAACGGACCTTTTTCTCCCTGGCCCTCCTTCACCGAGGACGAGACCAACGCAGTACGCGATGTTCTGCTCTCCAATAAAGTGAATTACTGGACCGGGCAGGAATGTCGCGAATTTGAACGTGAATTCGCCACTTTTTCCGGCTCGGAATACGCCATAGCGCTGGCCAACGGCACCTTGGCATTAGATCTGGCTCTGAAGGGGCTCGGTATCGGTTCGGGGGATGAGGTGGTGGTTACCCCGCGAACATTTTTGGCATCGGCCTCCAGTATTGTGACTGCCGGCGCTACACCCGTGTTTGCGGAAGTGGACCGTGATTCCCAGAATATCACCCCGGAAACCGTACGCAAGGTGATTACGCCCCGTACCAAAGCGATCGTGTGTGTTCACCTGGCAGGCTGGCCCTGTGATATGGACGGCTTCATGGCGCTGGCGGAAGAGCATGGCCTTTACGTAATTGAGGATTGTGCTCAGGCCCACGGAGCCCGTTACAAGGGGCGTTCGGTTGGTTCCATTGGCGATGTTGGCTGCTGGTCTTTCTGCCAGGACAAGATCATGACCACAGGCGGTGAGGGTGGCATGGTTACCACCAATAACCAGGATCTGTGGAAACGCATGTGGGCCTATAAAGACCATGGCAAAAGCTGGGATGCAGTATACGAGCGCGAGCATCCCCCCGGTTTCCGCTGGCTGCACGAGAGCTTCGGTACCAACTGGCGGATGACGGAAATGCAGGGTGTTATTGGCCGCATCCAGTTAAAACGCATGCCGGAATGGACCTCTGCCCGCCGGAGCAATGCCAATGCCATGTGGCAAGCTGCCCGCAAGTTGCCGGGCCTTCGTGTGCCAGAAGTGCCGGCGGATGTCGAGCATGCTGCCTATAAGTGCTATGTGTTCGTGGAGCAGGAAACACTTTCTGAGGGTTGGGGTAGAGATCGGATCCAGCAGGAAATCGTAGATGCTGGCGTCCCGTGCTTTTCCGGTTCCTGTTCCGAGGTCTACCTGGAAAAAGCCTTTGACGGCACGGATTGGCGGCCTGAACACCGGTTGCCGGTGGCGCGGGAGCTTGGAGAGACCAGTTTGATGTTTCTGGTGCATCCTACGTTGACTGAAGCCGAGATAAACAAGACGTGTGCTGTGTTAACTGAGGTTATGAAGAAGGCGGCGGGCTGA
- a CDS encoding sugar transferase yields MTTSDLLPGRTVGLEPVQAFQKRAFDLVFAVLGLLAAWWLILLAWIAASIDTRSNGFFIQKRVGRHGKIFRVVKMKTMRPVASFETTVTRRGDPRITPLGAFFRRTKIDELPQLWNVLLGDMSFVGPRPDVPGFADKLQGEERAMLAIRPGITGPATLKYRNEEELLAGQNDPEAYNRDVIWPDKVRINLEYIRDWSLRRDIQYILETVFH; encoded by the coding sequence ATGACTACCTCTGACTTGTTGCCCGGCCGTACGGTGGGCCTTGAGCCTGTTCAGGCGTTTCAGAAGCGGGCATTCGATCTGGTTTTTGCGGTGCTGGGGCTTTTGGCCGCCTGGTGGCTTATCTTGCTGGCCTGGATAGCCGCCAGTATCGATACCCGCTCCAATGGTTTTTTCATTCAGAAGCGAGTGGGACGCCATGGTAAAATTTTCCGCGTAGTGAAAATGAAAACCATGCGCCCTGTTGCGTCGTTTGAGACCACGGTCACTCGCCGGGGGGATCCCCGGATTACACCGCTGGGGGCCTTCTTTCGCCGTACCAAAATCGACGAACTACCCCAGCTGTGGAATGTATTATTGGGCGATATGAGTTTTGTTGGCCCAAGACCCGATGTTCCTGGCTTTGCGGATAAGCTCCAGGGGGAGGAGAGGGCGATGCTTGCCATTCGGCCAGGCATTACCGGCCCAGCGACTCTTAAATACCGCAACGAGGAAGAGCTCCTGGCCGGCCAGAACGACCCCGAAGCATACAATCGTGATGTTATATGGCCGGATAAGGTGCGTATTAACCTGGAATACATCCGTGACTGGTCTCTTCGTCGGGATATTCAATACATATTGGAAACGGTGTTTCATTAG
- a CDS encoding sulfotransferase family protein: protein MSNTDVIIVGAPRSGTNMLRDVLTSFDGVSTWPCDEINYIWRHGNVRYPSDEIPAQRANPAIKNYIRQRFSDIREKYNADVVVEKTCANSLRVPFVDAVLPDAKYIFIYRDGIDATGSAKERWTAKLDIPYILEKVRFVPKTDLPYYGLRYFWARLYRFISRERRLAFWGPALDGMESVLQNHTLNEVCALQWQRCVDNAEKAFSDMPTDKVVRVRYEDFVRQPVEELSRILEFIGKEVEPEKIAKAVEGVSPRSLGKGRNALGGQEVANLEALVGETLKRYDYL, encoded by the coding sequence ATGAGTAATACGGACGTAATTATTGTGGGCGCTCCCCGTTCAGGCACCAATATGCTGCGCGATGTGCTCACGTCGTTTGACGGCGTTAGCACCTGGCCTTGTGACGAGATCAACTACATCTGGCGCCATGGCAATGTGCGTTATCCATCCGATGAGATCCCTGCACAAAGGGCAAACCCGGCGATAAAGAATTATATCCGGCAGCGCTTTAGCGATATCCGGGAAAAATACAATGCCGATGTTGTAGTAGAGAAAACCTGCGCAAATTCGCTTCGTGTGCCTTTTGTGGATGCGGTTCTGCCCGATGCAAAGTATATCTTCATCTACCGTGACGGCATTGATGCCACCGGTTCGGCGAAGGAGCGATGGACGGCAAAGCTGGATATCCCATACATTCTGGAAAAAGTGCGCTTTGTCCCCAAAACGGATCTGCCGTATTACGGCTTGCGTTACTTTTGGGCGCGGCTGTATCGGTTTATATCGCGGGAGAGGCGCCTTGCCTTCTGGGGGCCGGCCCTGGATGGCATGGAGAGCGTTCTGCAAAACCACACCTTGAACGAGGTGTGTGCGCTGCAATGGCAACGTTGCGTGGATAATGCGGAAAAGGCGTTTTCTGACATGCCCACCGATAAGGTGGTTCGTGTGCGCTATGAAGATTTCGTGCGCCAGCCGGTGGAAGAGCTCAGTCGCATTCTTGAGTTTATCGGTAAAGAAGTCGAGCCGGAGAAAATTGCCAAGGCGGTGGAGGGTGTTTCACCACGTAGCCTGGGCAAAGGCCGCAATGCGCTCGGAGGGCAAGAGGTGGCAAACCTGGAGGCGCTGGTAGGGGAGACGCTGAAGCGTTATGACTACCTCTGA
- a CDS encoding glycosyltransferase family 4 protein has protein sequence MKVLAIHRFYWPDTPPYASMLRAIVGRWVDDGHEVDVLSSQPSYKAGVDNPRQAARERVDGANVVRLNLPPEAGRPLVRVLNALVLGLGVFWQAVIRKRYDVIMVSTSPPVLAGWFVAVAAKLTGAHFIYHCMDIHPEIGRISGEFRNPRVFSLLSRLDRWTCAQARPVVVLSDDMAETLIARRSEKPPETAVINNFSLPSEGAAVDELPFPWPNEMFVLLFAGNIGRFQGLDALLDAMASLRDRQDIRLIMMGDGTEKERLTRKAKENGANVSFVGHQPVEVAKAAMAKASAGFVSLVPELYRYAYPSKTMTYLEQGCPVLVAVETDSCLARDVIDNGAGVAVPGGDVDALVNAMLSLADDPESLGSMRQKALEFSARAFATDVVLGRWSSLLQ, from the coding sequence TTGAAGGTATTGGCAATTCACCGGTTTTACTGGCCGGACACGCCGCCGTATGCTTCGATGCTTCGCGCCATTGTGGGCAGATGGGTTGATGATGGGCACGAAGTGGATGTGCTTTCCTCCCAGCCCTCTTACAAGGCCGGAGTCGACAATCCGCGGCAGGCCGCCCGGGAGCGTGTGGATGGTGCGAACGTGGTTCGTCTCAATTTGCCTCCTGAGGCGGGAAGACCCCTTGTTCGCGTTTTGAATGCACTGGTCCTGGGCCTGGGGGTGTTCTGGCAGGCCGTCATCCGGAAACGGTATGATGTCATCATGGTGTCGACCTCACCGCCTGTTTTGGCGGGCTGGTTCGTGGCAGTGGCGGCGAAATTGACTGGTGCACACTTTATCTATCACTGCATGGATATTCACCCGGAAATAGGCCGAATTTCCGGTGAGTTTCGGAATCCCCGAGTGTTTTCGCTTTTGTCCCGCCTGGACAGGTGGACCTGCGCCCAGGCGAGGCCTGTTGTGGTGCTGTCGGACGATATGGCCGAGACGTTAATCGCCCGCAGATCCGAAAAGCCGCCGGAAACCGCTGTCATCAATAACTTCAGCTTGCCATCGGAGGGTGCAGCGGTTGATGAGCTGCCTTTTCCATGGCCGAACGAAATGTTCGTACTGCTTTTTGCCGGTAATATCGGCCGTTTCCAGGGATTGGATGCTTTACTCGATGCCATGGCCAGTTTGCGTGATCGACAGGATATTCGGTTGATAATGATGGGCGACGGCACGGAGAAAGAACGACTGACTCGCAAAGCGAAGGAAAATGGCGCAAATGTCTCTTTCGTTGGTCATCAACCCGTTGAGGTGGCGAAAGCTGCGATGGCAAAGGCCAGTGCAGGCTTTGTGAGTCTTGTGCCGGAGCTCTACCGGTACGCCTACCCCAGCAAAACCATGACCTATCTGGAGCAGGGTTGCCCTGTTCTGGTTGCGGTTGAAACGGACAGTTGCCTGGCGCGGGATGTGATCGACAATGGCGCGGGGGTTGCTGTTCCGGGTGGTGATGTCGATGCCCTTGTCAATGCGATGTTATCCCTTGCCGATGACCCTGAGAGCCTGGGCTCGATGAGGCAAAAGGCGCTTGAATTTTCCGCTCGGGCTTTCGCGACCGACGTCGTCCTGGGCAGGTGGTCTTCCCTTCTTCAATGA
- the wecB gene encoding non-hydrolyzing UDP-N-acetylglucosamine 2-epimerase gives MKKLKVMTVVGTRPEIIRLSRVMAKLDEYCEHILVHTGQNYDFELNEIFFQDLGIRKPDHFLSAAGASGAETIGNVIIAVDRILAEVQPEAVLVLGDTNSCMAVIPAKRRRIPTFHMEAGNRCFDMRVPEEINRRIVDHTADINLTYSSIARDYLLREGLLPDRVIKTGSPMYEVLNHFREGIDASDVLERHGLTEGEFFVVSAHREENVDSDRNFLALVDTLNAVAEQYGYPVIVSTHPRTQKRVDVMGVQFHKNVRLLKPLGFKDYNKLQLSAKAVLSDSGTINEEASILNFPALNIREAHERPEGMEEAAAMMVGLNRERVLQGLAILESQGRGDERTLRLVADYSMPNVADKVVRIIHSYRDYVMQTVWKQY, from the coding sequence ATGAAAAAACTGAAAGTCATGACGGTGGTCGGCACCCGGCCGGAGATCATCCGGCTCTCACGGGTAATGGCCAAGCTGGATGAGTATTGTGAGCATATTCTGGTACACACCGGCCAGAACTATGATTTCGAGCTGAACGAAATTTTCTTCCAGGACCTGGGCATCCGCAAGCCGGATCACTTCCTGAGTGCGGCAGGCGCCAGTGGTGCGGAAACCATTGGCAATGTCATCATCGCGGTGGATCGGATCCTGGCGGAGGTTCAGCCGGAAGCCGTGCTGGTGTTGGGCGACACCAATAGCTGTATGGCGGTTATCCCGGCCAAACGCCGCAGAATCCCCACCTTTCATATGGAAGCGGGCAACCGTTGTTTTGATATGCGGGTGCCGGAAGAGATAAATCGGCGCATTGTGGATCACACCGCCGATATCAATCTCACCTACAGTTCGATCGCCCGTGATTACCTGTTGCGCGAAGGCCTGCTTCCAGACAGGGTGATCAAAACCGGCAGCCCCATGTATGAGGTGCTGAACCACTTCCGTGAGGGCATTGATGCCTCTGATGTTCTTGAGCGCCATGGCCTCACCGAAGGTGAGTTTTTTGTGGTGAGTGCTCATCGGGAGGAGAACGTGGATTCCGACCGGAACTTCCTCGCTCTGGTCGATACTCTGAACGCTGTAGCGGAGCAGTATGGCTACCCGGTAATTGTCTCTACCCATCCCAGAACCCAGAAACGGGTTGATGTTATGGGTGTACAGTTTCATAAGAACGTACGCCTGCTGAAGCCACTGGGCTTCAAGGATTACAACAAGCTGCAATTAAGCGCCAAAGCGGTTTTGTCCGATAGCGGCACTATCAACGAAGAAGCCTCCATTCTTAATTTCCCGGCCCTGAACATTCGTGAAGCGCACGAACGCCCTGAAGGTATGGAGGAAGCTGCCGCAATGATGGTGGGCCTTAACAGGGAGCGTGTTTTACAAGGCTTGGCGATTCTCGAAAGCCAAGGCCGTGGTGATGAGCGCACCCTGCGCTTGGTGGCTGATTACAGCATGCCAAATGTGGCGGATAAAGTGGTTCGCATTATCCACAGCTACCGGGATTATGTGATGCAAACGGTGTGGAAGCAGTATTGA
- the wbjC gene encoding UDP-2-acetamido-2,6-beta-L-arabino-hexul-4-ose reductase, whose translation MKLLVTGANGFIGKNLLMHVREKGGFEVVPFTREHTEQDLPHLLEGVDWIFHLAGINRPEDPSEFVTGNVGLTQALCDAVKRSGRQIPIIYSSSIQADRANDYGSSKRAGEEALLALNEATGNPVHIYRLPNVFGKWARPDYNSAVATFCHNVARDLPLPINDPDAVINLVYVDDVISHFISLMEGKKSDPGPFVEVEPVYQITVGGLADQLSRFKATRDNLITEPVGTGLIRALYATYVSYLPPERFAYTVPQHGDERGVFVEMLKTPDSGQFSFFTAHPGVTRGGHYHHSKTEKFLVIKGEACFRFRHILTGEFYELFTAGDKPEIVETVPGWTHDITNVGDDELVCMLWANEIFDRDNPDTFACPVGTEA comes from the coding sequence ATGAAGTTACTCGTAACTGGGGCGAATGGGTTTATTGGCAAAAACCTGCTGATGCACGTGCGTGAAAAAGGCGGTTTTGAGGTGGTTCCGTTCACCCGAGAGCATACCGAGCAGGATTTGCCCCACTTGCTGGAAGGTGTGGACTGGATATTTCACCTGGCTGGCATCAACCGCCCCGAAGACCCTTCGGAGTTTGTTACCGGGAATGTAGGGCTCACTCAGGCCTTATGTGACGCGGTAAAACGAAGTGGCCGTCAGATTCCGATTATTTACAGTTCGTCCATTCAGGCGGACCGGGCGAACGATTACGGCAGCAGCAAACGGGCTGGGGAAGAGGCCCTGCTGGCGCTGAACGAGGCCACCGGTAACCCGGTGCATATTTATCGCCTGCCCAACGTGTTCGGCAAGTGGGCGCGACCGGATTATAACTCGGCGGTTGCGACCTTCTGCCATAACGTGGCCCGCGATTTGCCCTTGCCGATTAATGATCCTGACGCGGTGATCAATCTGGTTTATGTAGACGACGTGATCAGCCATTTCATCTCGCTGATGGAAGGGAAGAAGAGCGACCCTGGCCCTTTTGTTGAGGTGGAGCCGGTTTACCAAATTACCGTGGGTGGCCTGGCGGACCAGCTTAGCCGCTTCAAGGCCACCCGGGACAACCTGATCACGGAACCGGTGGGCACCGGCCTTATCCGCGCATTGTACGCCACCTATGTGAGTTATCTGCCGCCGGAGCGTTTCGCCTACACTGTGCCGCAGCATGGCGACGAGCGCGGTGTTTTCGTTGAAATGCTGAAAACGCCAGATTCCGGACAGTTCTCATTTTTCACTGCCCATCCCGGCGTCACCAGGGGTGGCCATTATCACCACTCCAAAACCGAGAAGTTCCTGGTGATTAAGGGCGAAGCCTGTTTCCGTTTCCGCCATATATTAACCGGTGAGTTCTACGAGCTGTTCACCGCCGGGGATAAGCCGGAGATTGTGGAAACCGTGCCGGGCTGGACCCACGACATCACCAACGTGGGTGACGACGAATTGGTCTGTATGCTCTGGGCCAACGAGATTTTTGACCGGGACAACCCGGATACCTTCGCGTGCCCGGTGGGCACGGAAGCCTGA
- a CDS encoding polysaccharide biosynthesis protein, with translation MPFRTKILLITGGTGSFGNAVLNRFLDTDIEEIRIFSRDEKKQDDMRKRYANPKLKFYIGDVRDYTSLMNATRGVDYIFHAAALKQVPSCEFHPMEAVKTNVLGTENVLEAAIQNEVKRVVCLSTDKAVYPINAMGISKAMMEKVMVAKSRNVDPDKTVICGTRYGNVMASRGSVIPLFVDQIRAGKEITITDPNMTRFMMTLVDAVNLVLYAFEHGNNGDLFVQKAPAATIETLARALTDLMDKADHPIHEIGTRHGEKLYEVLLSREEMACAEDRGDYFRIPPDLRDLNYGKFVEQGEEKISHTEDYNSHNTERLDVAGMQTLLRKLDFIRALERGEYLNPED, from the coding sequence ATGCCGTTTAGAACGAAAATTTTACTTATCACCGGCGGCACCGGCTCCTTCGGCAACGCCGTCCTAAACCGCTTCCTGGACACCGACATCGAAGAAATCCGCATCTTCAGCCGGGATGAGAAAAAGCAGGATGATATGCGTAAACGTTACGCAAATCCCAAGCTTAAATTCTATATCGGCGATGTTCGCGATTACACCAGTCTTATGAACGCCACCCGCGGTGTTGATTACATTTTCCACGCAGCGGCCTTAAAACAGGTTCCTTCCTGTGAATTTCATCCCATGGAAGCAGTAAAAACCAATGTCCTCGGTACGGAAAACGTCCTCGAAGCCGCTATCCAAAATGAAGTAAAGCGCGTCGTCTGCCTCAGCACCGATAAGGCTGTATACCCTATCAACGCCATGGGCATTTCCAAAGCCATGATGGAAAAGGTGATGGTGGCTAAATCTCGTAATGTCGATCCGGATAAAACCGTTATCTGCGGCACTCGTTACGGCAACGTGATGGCCTCCCGTGGTTCGGTTATTCCGCTGTTTGTTGACCAGATTCGTGCCGGTAAGGAAATTACAATTACCGATCCAAATATGACCCGGTTCATGATGACCCTGGTCGACGCGGTGAATCTCGTACTTTACGCGTTCGAACACGGCAACAATGGTGACCTTTTCGTGCAAAAAGCACCGGCCGCCACGATTGAGACCTTGGCTCGGGCATTGACTGATTTGATGGATAAGGCAGACCATCCCATCCACGAAATTGGTACTCGCCATGGCGAGAAGCTTTATGAAGTCTTGTTGAGCCGAGAAGAGATGGCCTGTGCGGAAGACCGTGGCGATTATTTCCGTATTCCGCCCGATTTGCGGGACCTGAACTATGGCAAGTTTGTGGAGCAGGGTGAGGAGAAGATCTCCCATACAGAAGATTACAACTCCCATAACACCGAGCGCCTGGATGTTGCGGGCATGCAAACCTTGCTGCGCAAACTGGATTTCATTCGTGCCCTGGAACGGGGTGAATACCTCAACCCTGAGGATTGA